The window AAGACTACTTTTTTATTCAAAAAATTTGGGTACAAATTGGTTGAACCTTCGACTTTTGAAGATTACGAAAAGTCAAAAAACTTAAATGGTAGCAACACAATAAAATTTATGGATAGTGATGGAACCATAATTGCCTTAAGAAATGAATTTACTCCAAAGGTTGCAGAGATTGCAGCTAAGTTTCAGACAAAAGTTTATCCTCTCAAACTGTGTTACTTTGGTAAGGCATATCAGTTTCTTCAACAGGAAGCAGGGGATTTGAGAGAATTTTTCCAAGCAGGTATAGAAAATTTCCACACATCTGATAGTTTTTATATAGACCTAGAAGTATTAGCACTTGCAGTAGAAAGTTTGCTGGAACTTGGGGTTAACAACTTTACAATAGATGTTGGAGAAGTAAATTTCTTTAAAGGAATTGCTAAGGACTGTGAAATTGATGAAACATCATCAGAAGTGCTCTGCAAGCTTGTTGACAAAAAGGATTACATAGGTATTGAAAATTTTTTGATTCGAAAAGGTATTTCTCCTAAAGTGATAGACATTTTTAGAAATCTTACAAGACTTTATGGTAGGGAGGATAAAATAAAAGAAGCTAAAAGATTTGCGAATAAT is drawn from Caldicellulosiruptor diazotrophicus and contains these coding sequences:
- a CDS encoding ATP phosphoribosyltransferase regulatory subunit encodes the protein MSKKFVHYFPPVSDTLEEVREKTTFLFKKFGYKLVEPSTFEDYEKSKNLNGSNTIKFMDSDGTIIALRNEFTPKVAEIAAKFQTKVYPLKLCYFGKAYQFLQQEAGDLREFFQAGIENFHTSDSFYIDLEVLALAVESLLELGVNNFTIDVGEVNFFKGIAKDCEIDETSSEVLCKLVDKKDYIGIENFLIRKGISPKVIDIFRNLTRLYGREDKIKEAKRFANNEISKMAIERLSEIYNNMVKLGYQNYITIDFGMVKHLNYYTGIIFSGYIQELGYPILNGGRYDNLCEIFGTKLYAIGFAIGADRILEWKLKNTQRNERQYNSLVLYKEGHFETALKLLLKTDNEKQKIYFYPVPAKIEEAFLISKTMKVEEFMYVDEEGVKTYVLEDLE